CGATTATATGCTCCATTTACCCCTACTGACATGGTAAATCGACCTTCGGTCAAAGGTCTTAACATAACAGATAACTCATGACCATAATTGGCAATTGCAGCCGAGTTACTATTTACTTTTTCAAATCCCAACGATGAAGAAAGTCGTTCTTCAAATAGAATATTATTTACTTTCTTATAATACGTATCATAGGTCAATTCAAACCTGTTTTGAAAAAAAGCGAGGTCCAACCCCAGGTTATACTGACTTGTTGTTGTCGGTTTTAGATCAGGATTTGGAATTTGTTCATAATTGATTCCGATGCCTATCTTATCATTATAGCTTCCTGCAATATCGTATTTTCCGTAAACGCGCTCCAAGGTACTATTCGGCATAACATTCACCCCCCAACTGGTTCGAATGGATAGCAAATTAATCCAGTCCACATCTCTCAAGAAATTCTCATGATAGGCATTCCATCGAAGACCAACAGCAGGATTTTTGGTATACAGGTTTCCAAATCCATTCTGCGATGACCCATCCATTCTATAAGAAAGATCGACTACATATTTCTTCATGTAATCATACGTTCCGGCGATGGCAAAAGATAATCCTCTTTCTTTTCCGAATCCACGACGTAACAATCCCCCACCTTTAGAAAAATAGCCATCAAATCCAAGCGGGCCTTCAAACTGATCATTTGGCGTACGGGCCTGTAAAGTGGCATTAGCCTGTTTATCCAAGGTGCGGACCTCATTGAATAAATTGAAAAATACAGTATGCTTTTCATTAAACGTGCGACTATAATTGATGGAGTTCCTATTATACAAGGAATTATAACGGCCATAATAAGCATACACTTGTGCAAATTGACCATTTGCTGCCGCCGGTGTAAACGTGTTTTCATTATCGGAAGTAGACTCATAACTCATTGTTGTTGTTGCCCGCAAACCTGGAACAATTTCATAAGAAGCTTCAATGAAAGGCTTGATCGATTTAGACGAATTATCATTGCGGGTCTTCAATGCTGAGTTATAGCCAGAAGATGCCAGATAAAAAGATGGCCCCGGCAACAACGTTGAGGTCATCCCGTTTGTTGCCACTCCTGATTGTAGAATGCCTAAGCCATTACCTTTACTTTTTGAGCCAAGTGAGGCACTTACCTGCGCCGTAAACTTAAACTTCTCGTTAGGATAATATTCAAATCGCATATTGGTCATGTAGCGATCAAACCCCGTATTTTTGATAATACCATTTTCATTATAATAATTTAGGTTCGCTTTGTAGTTTAATTTCTGATTTCCACCATCAATCGCCACATTGTGGGTCTGGTTGTAGGTCGTCGCATAAAACAGGTCCTGCCAATTGGTAGAATTATTGTAATAAGGGTTCAAACTATCCGATAGCATGGGGGTTTGTGAAATTCGGTCGAGGTCATCCTGCGACAATGCATTTCCATAGATCTGCAATAGCTTTAGACGACGCTCTAGATTACCCCCCAAAGTTGGACGCAACTGAGGCGGTGTTTTCAGGAAGAAATTGCCCGTATACCTCACCCTGGGAACCTCGGAGTTCCCCCGTTTCGTATTGATAATAATTACGCCGTATGCAGCCAACGATCCGTACAACGATGTTGCCTGCGCATCTTTAAGCACCTCGATACTTTCGATATCCTCAGGTGGGATTAATGATAGTGGACTGATGCCTGGCCCTTGCTGGCTTAATCCGAGTTCATTGGCTCTATCTGCATCCATTGGGACGCCATCGATCACATACAACGGTGAGGTGGGGGTCAGAAATGACTGATCACCGCTACCTGTCACACTGATTGTCGAAAGTCCACGGATCTGTGTGGATCCTCTAAATCCCGGTGCTCCGGTATTTACCTGTATATTTAACCCTGCGACCTTGCCTTGAAGCAAATTTTCTACATTCGCCGATGGAATATCTTGAATTTCTTTTCCACTGATCTTAGTCGAGGACCCTGTAGTTGTCTCTCTTGGACGCTTCACATACCCCCTAACAACAACTTCATCCATTTGATTATCGATCTCCTTCAATTGAACGACTACATTTCTGTCGGCCTTCACAGTCATCGTAGTTCCATCATAACCAATTAATCTAAAGGCAACGGGAGTTCCGGTTGCCGTTGTTAAGCTAAATGCCCCCGAGGAATTTGTCGAAGTTGCTTCCTTTCCAGATTTGCCAAAACGTACTGTTACACCAGCCAACGGCCTCCCTTTATTATCTGTTACCTTACCCGACATAATGACCGTCTGCGCAAAAACCTTTGTAGAAAGAAACACACACAATATCAACAGCATGCAGCTGTTATAAAATATCTTAAATTGCATAACTTTTTCAATTATTCATTATCAAATCGTGGATTCTCCCGTTGAAAATGGAAAACAATTTCCCAATCTCCTTTGGTAAAAATTTTAAAGTTCAACCCAAAATTGGCCGTAATTAACCCTCCGCCAAACCCCTTTCTGGAGTAGGAAAAATCGACCTTTGCGCTGTTTCCATTAGTATACTTTGTTGGAAAACTTGTTAGAGGAATTGGATAAGCTACATCATATTGCACATAAGTAGCCGTTTTTTTCATGTTAAAGCCATGCACCAGTTCATTCCACTTTGTTTCATTAAAACTATCCGGATTTATGGGCTCCCCATTTTTATTTAAAAAGACAAAGCGTAAATTATGTCCATTCCCTCCGTTAAATCTGCGGATATAGACGACTAGGTCTTTAAACTGATCATCCGTGCGTAATGCCTGATTTGACAATTCCCCATAAACTCCATTCATATAAGAAGGCCAGATATAACTTTTCTTTTTTGGATTTTTAGGATCATTTGGATCTGGAGCAGTCTCACCATTATAGGGGTTTTTATCCGAATAAGGTTCATAATCCTGAACACGCCAAGGGAGAATCATAAAATCTTTAATTACGGTGGAACCACCAGAATTAGAGACCTTTAAATCAAAATACCGAATATTCTGCACCAGATCTATACTGTCTTTGGAACGCGGCTCTATCAGCTCATTTGTCGATGAATTCCACAAAATAAAACTACCCGTAGAGTCAACCTCAAAAAGAGGTCGAAAGACGAGCTGACGCTTGGCCTCAATTTCTTCCAGGTTCTTTTCAGTACCATCATAGCGGTAAATCCAACGGTAGACAGGTTTGACTTCGAAAAGATCGGTATAAGGTCGCCCATCGCCATAACGGGGGTTAACAATTTCAAAACGCAGCGGTGTGGTCGAATGATCGGTATTAATATTCCCCATCAGCGTAGTTCTTCCCAAGATGGGATAAAAAGATTTTCCGTCGTAAGTCAGGTTGACACTTAAGAATTCTTTTTCATCCGGCAAATTGTAAAGCTTTTTACATCCATTTAAGCAGACGCACATCAAGATGAGCAGGCCCAAGTTGCATGTCTTATTTAGTGTATTGAATTTTCTAGCAATTTTCATGTCCATACATTCTTAAATTGGTTATTGATTACGGTTCATTGTCCAATCTGCCAACTGGAAATCGTTACCACCATGCATACGTGCAATATTCAGACGATAAGCTTTGTACGTCTTTGTATTTGTAAAAAAGAATACGCGCAGTTGAAACCTTTCGTCAAATTCCTCCCCTTGTCTAGAGTCCAATAATATCCATTTTCCACTTTCTCCATCAAGTCCCTGTAACGTCCAGTCCGTTGGATCCCGATCTTGAATATCATTAGCTGAACGGAGTGTATAACTGTTAGCAAGTACTTCGACAGGAAAATCCCATTGCAAATAGAACTGTCCCGGACTTGATAAAAAGAACTTTGTCTCTGGATTACCATCAAATACATATTTAGATGCTTCAACAGCATTTGGTCCACCCGAAGTTTCCTTCGACGCAGAACCTAGCCCTTTGAATTTTATGAAAAGATTTTCTGGAGGTGGGATATAGATAATCTGACTGACAAATTTGTTGAAACCGAACACATGATCAGGGTTCAATACATGAACAACAGCATTGTCTGTTTGGATATTCAATGAGCTGGTTTCAGTCGTTACCCAGTTACGGTTGAAAACAGATCTTCTCGTATCGGAAAAGTCAACAATCGTAGGACCTCCATTTATATAACCAGATGAAGATTGTTTATTTAATCCAATATGCATTGGATAGCCATATCGAATACCCCGTACGTCCTTGCCATCCTGACTATTGAGGGAATCACTTGCAATTCTGCCTTGGATAATATATTGGCATAGCAGTGAATCCAATATTTCATACTTAACTGAATTCAAATATTGTGCAGGCTTGTCAGAGATACTCAACGTATTGTTGAGGTTTTGAATAGCTAGTTGAAAATTGGCATTGGTCAACGCAAACAGTGTCACTGTGCTATCTTCCAATTTTTTTTGCAGACCGATTCTATCGATGACTTTCACCAAAGAATCATATATTCCAGGCTTACTTTTTAGATAACTATATAAATTACCCTTATAGATCGCTTCTTGGGATATGGGCGAATAATAGCCTTTGTCTTTAGCACAAGCATACAGCAGGACGGTAATAAAAAGTATATATACACCGCGTACAAATAGGTTATTTCTCATAATTAGTTCTTCCTTTACTTCCAATAAGCATTTTGTTCGATTAACTTATTTTGAGCGAGAATTTCTCGAGCAATTGGCCAATAGATCCCATCGTTAGCGATTAATTGTGCTAACTGGGGATTGTCATGTTTTATCTTTTCCCGTCGAATCATATCATACCAGCGCTGTCCTTCACCCATCAATTCCCGTTTTCGTTCTAAAAATATAGCGTCAACCAAATCT
The genomic region above belongs to Sphingobacterium zeae and contains:
- a CDS encoding SusC/RagA family TonB-linked outer membrane protein; translated protein: MQFKIFYNSCMLLILCVFLSTKVFAQTVIMSGKVTDNKGRPLAGVTVRFGKSGKEATSTNSSGAFSLTTATGTPVAFRLIGYDGTTMTVKADRNVVVQLKEIDNQMDEVVVRGYVKRPRETTTGSSTKISGKEIQDIPSANVENLLQGKVAGLNIQVNTGAPGFRGSTQIRGLSTISVTGSGDQSFLTPTSPLYVIDGVPMDADRANELGLSQQGPGISPLSLIPPEDIESIEVLKDAQATSLYGSLAAYGVIIINTKRGNSEVPRVRYTGNFFLKTPPQLRPTLGGNLERRLKLLQIYGNALSQDDLDRISQTPMLSDSLNPYYNNSTNWQDLFYATTYNQTHNVAIDGGNQKLNYKANLNYYNENGIIKNTGFDRYMTNMRFEYYPNEKFKFTAQVSASLGSKSKGNGLGILQSGVATNGMTSTLLPGPSFYLASSGYNSALKTRNDNSSKSIKPFIEASYEIVPGLRATTTMSYESTSDNENTFTPAAANGQFAQVYAYYGRYNSLYNRNSINYSRTFNEKHTVFFNLFNEVRTLDKQANATLQARTPNDQFEGPLGFDGYFSKGGGLLRRGFGKERGLSFAIAGTYDYMKKYVVDLSYRMDGSSQNGFGNLYTKNPAVGLRWNAYHENFLRDVDWINLLSIRTSWGVNVMPNSTLERVYGKYDIAGSYNDKIGIGINYEQIPNPDLKPTTTSQYNLGLDLAFFQNRFELTYDTYYKKVNNILFEERLSSSLGFEKVNSNSAAIANYGHELSVMLRPLTEGRFTMSVGVNGAYNRDVLLKLPEHYGGQFVRWENNDKYKQHVVFRVGTSTMSNYMLLNRGVYSTDADVPVDPATGRRYRMANGTEFQAGDPIFADLDGNYVLDENDYARTGNSQPLITGGMQLNFNYNHETLGSFGLNLYASYTAKRTILNNALAERLQLMSDPYGDRTVVPLDDINMWMKPGDIAKYPYAYDFRRYSSVNPFRMDQDLWAEDGSYFKLNSVTLSYMFTKNAVRRYGLERLRVYVSADNVTTLSKYSGPNPENVSTMGRDASGGYPVPRQYNVGVNIDF
- a CDS encoding DUF5007 domain-containing protein → MKIARKFNTLNKTCNLGLLILMCVCLNGCKKLYNLPDEKEFLSVNLTYDGKSFYPILGRTTLMGNINTDHSTTPLRFEIVNPRYGDGRPYTDLFEVKPVYRWIYRYDGTEKNLEEIEAKRQLVFRPLFEVDSTGSFILWNSSTNELIEPRSKDSIDLVQNIRYFDLKVSNSGGSTVIKDFMILPWRVQDYEPYSDKNPYNGETAPDPNDPKNPKKKSYIWPSYMNGVYGELSNQALRTDDQFKDLVVYIRRFNGGNGHNLRFVFLNKNGEPINPDSFNETKWNELVHGFNMKKTATYVQYDVAYPIPLTSFPTKYTNGNSAKVDFSYSRKGFGGGLITANFGLNFKIFTKGDWEIVFHFQRENPRFDNE
- a CDS encoding fasciclin domain-containing protein; translated protein: MRNNLFVRGVYILFITVLLYACAKDKGYYSPISQEAIYKGNLYSYLKSKPGIYDSLVKVIDRIGLQKKLEDSTVTLFALTNANFQLAIQNLNNTLSISDKPAQYLNSVKYEILDSLLCQYIIQGRIASDSLNSQDGKDVRGIRYGYPMHIGLNKQSSSGYINGGPTIVDFSDTRRSVFNRNWVTTETSSLNIQTDNAVVHVLNPDHVFGFNKFVSQIIYIPPPENLFIKFKGLGSASKETSGGPNAVEASKYVFDGNPETKFFLSSPGQFYLQWDFPVEVLANSYTLRSANDIQDRDPTDWTLQGLDGESGKWILLDSRQGEEFDERFQLRVFFFTNTKTYKAYRLNIARMHGGNDFQLADWTMNRNQ